A window of Pseudomonas alcaliphila JAB1 genomic DNA:
GGTCACCTGCATCGCAGCAATCCGCCTGGCCTGGGCGGGCAACCCGGTTACAGCATCGATTTCTACTATGAAGTGCGCAAGGATTCGCAAGAAGGGCCCATGCTGCATGGGCGCCTGGTTGGCGAGATCGATGGCCGGGCATTCGAGGAAGTCTTCGAAATGCATCGCGATACCGCGTTCAACTTCGCCAGCGTGATCTCCCGCCTGGTGGCCAAGCATGGCCTGCCGCCCAACCACAGCCCGATCATGCGGGCGCATGCTGAATACGATGCGCTCTTCGAGGACATTCGCGCCAAGTTGCACGCCAAGCCGGGTGAAGCGGTGGACCTCGATCACCTGGAGCGCGACGGTCCGAGGTGACCCCTGGCTGTTCGAGGACGAAAAAAAACCGGATGCTCAGATCCGGTTTTTTCATTCTCGTGTCGTGTCTCAGGCAGCGACGAAACCTGCAGGATAGGCCAGCGAGGCTTGGCTGCTCTGCACTTCGGCGATGGTTTCGCGAACCACCTGCTTGGCCAGGCAAGCGCACTTGCCGCACTGGCTGGCGATGCCGAGCGTGCCGCGCACTTCACGGTAGCTGCAGCAGCCCTCGTAGACCGCATCGCGGATTTGCGTATCGGTGACACCTTCACAGAGGCAGACGTACATAAGCAAGGCTCGTCTAGGTTGTTCTGTTCGATGGGTCGGATACTAATGTTAATGAGAATGCTTGTCAAAGATCGATTGCGAATGCTCGCATCTCCTGACGAACGGTACAGCGGGCGGCAGGATTCGGGCAGAGAAAGGTCTTTGCGTTTTCGCGGGGAGGATACGTTTGGCACCGGACTGGCAATTACGTGTTAGCTGTCGATGACTTGGCACTCTCCGTTAGCGAGATCGTCTGATCTGATGGGTTTCGCCCCTTACGGGCGACTCACTTTCTTTGCTTGTGCAAAGAAAGTAAGCAAAGAAACACACCCCTGCATACGGCCCCGGCTGCGCCGGGGTTCCCTCGCTTCATCACCGCTCCAGGGGCCCGACCGGATGCGGCCCACCGACGAAGGGCCATCCATGGCCCATCGCAGCTCTCGCGACATCCATGTCGCTCAACCCCTTCCACGGCGATTCCACTCAGCCTCCTGAAGGGGACTTGGGCGTCGCTTGTGAGATCGTGCTTTCAAAGCAGAGGCAAAGCACAGTCGCCGCGAAGGTAAATTTTGCGGAGCTTTTGCAAACTCGCGACCCGGTCCCCTTCAGGAGGCCGAGTGGAGGCGTTGCGTAGGGGAGCGAGCCGCATGGATGCGGCGAGATACCGATGGCGGCCCCGCTTAAAGGGCCAGGGACGGCCCTTGTAAGCCGGCCCCCGGAGCGGCGCTGGAGCGAGGGAAGTTTCGCGTAGCGAAACCCGGATGTCGGGGTGCCCTTCTCTTTGGTTACTTTCTCTTGGGCAAGCAAGAGAAAGTGACTCGCCCGTGAGGGGCGAAACCAAGACGAAAGATCGACACGCCAATGATCTTTGCCCGGATATAAATAGCGCAAAAGAACACACAAGCTTGCCAGTCCGGTATCAAGCTGCAAGTTCCCAAAGCTATGCGATGAACCAAAAAAAACCGGCAGACGCCGGTTTTTTCATGGGGTTCGATCGCCGCGCAGAGGCTTACTGATCGAATTCGTCCCAGCCGCCCATTTCCTTCCAGCGATTGACGATGCCGCAGAACAGCTCGGCGGTCTTCTCGGTGTCGTAGCGCGCGGAGTGCGCTTCCTTGCCGTCGAACTCGATGCCGGCAGTCTGGCAGGCCTTGGCCAGCACGGTCTGGCCGTAGGCGAGGCCGGCGAGGGTCGCGGTATCGAAGCTGGAGAAAGGATGGAAGGGGTTGCGCTTGATGCCGCAGCGCGCCACTGCAGCATTGAGGAAGCCCAGGTCGAAGCTGCTGTTATGACCGACCAATATCGCGCGCTTGCAGCCAGCCGATTTGATCGACTTGCGCAGGCCCTTGAAGATTTCGCTCAGGGCATGTTCTTCGCTTACCGCCATGCGCAGCGGGTGGTCGAGCTTGATGCCGGTGAATTCCAGCGCGGCCTGCTCGATGTTGGCCCCTTCGAAGGGTTCAATGCGGAAGAAGTGGGTGTGATCCGGATAAAGAAAGCCGCTCTCGTCCATGGCGATGGTGGTCGCGGCGATTTCCAGCAGGGCATCGGTGGCGCAGTTGAAGCCGCCGGTCTCCACATCCACCACAACCGGCAGATAACCGCGAAAGCGCGCCGCCATGGGCGTACGCGGGCCGGACGGCAGGCTGGGTTCGAGTTCGTCGTCGTAGTTGTCTTCGCTCACGCCTGAGCCTCCAGCAATTTCCAGCGCAGGGTTTCGCCGGCACGCAGCGGCACCACGCTGTTGTCGCCCAGCGGCAGGGTGGCCGGTACGGTCCACTCCTCGCGCACCAGGGTGATACTGTCGCTGTTACGTGGCATGCCGTAGAAGTCCGGGCCGTGGAAGCTGGCGAAGGCTTCCAGCTTGTCCAGGGCGCCGCGCTGCTCGAAAGCCTCGGCGTACAGTTCGATGGCCGCATAGGCGGTGTAGCAGCCGGCGCAGCCGCAGGCGGCTTCCTTGGCGTGCTTGACGTGCGGCGCCGAGTCGGTGCCGAGGAAGAATTTGGCGTTGCCGCTGGTGGCGGCGTCGAGCAGGGCTTCCTGGTGCACGTTGCGCTTGAGGATCGGCAGGCAATAGAAGTGCGGGCGAATGCCGCCGACGAGCATGTGGTTGCGGTTGTAGAGCAGGTGGTGCGCGGTGATGGTGGCGCCGACGTTGGCCGAGGCGGCCTCGACGAACTGCACCGCGTCACGGGTGGTGATGTGCTCGAACACCACTTTCAGTGTGGGGAAGCGCTCGACCACGCGGGTCAGGTGCTCGTCGATGAAGGCTTTCTCGCGGTCGAACACGTCGATCTCGGCGCGGGTCACTTCGCCATGCACCAGCAGCAGCATGCCGACTTCGGCCATGGCTTCCAGCGCCGGGAAAATCTTGTCGATGCTGGTGACGCCCGAGTCGGAGTTGGTGGTAGCGCCGGCCGGGTAAAGCTTGGCGGCATGCACGAAGCCACTGGCCTTGGCTGCACGCACGTCCTCGGGGCTGGTGTTGTCGGTGAGGTAGAGCACCATCAGTGGCTCGAAGCGGCTGCCGGCCGGGCGCGCCGCGAGAATGCGCTGGCGATAGGCGTCGGCTTCGGCGGCGTTGCGTACCGGCGGAACCAGGTTGGGCATGATGATGGCGCGGCCGAAAGTGCGCGCGGCATCGCCGACGGTGTGTGGCAGCACCGCGCCGTCGCGCAGGTGAATGTGCCAGTCATCGGGACGCAGGAGAGTCAGGCGGTCGGACATGGAGGCTTCCAGGCGGGTAAAACGTGGCCGCATGTTAACTGAAAAGCGCCTGTTCGCGCTCGCGCCGACGCGACAATCGCACGTCGGGGTCAAGTTTCCGCGCGCCTGACCGATACCCCTTGGGAATGCCGTGAACCGCCGTGGAGTCGACCGTGCGTGCGCCCAATTTCCTTCTGATCAGCCTGCTGGCTGGCATGCCTTTGTGCCTGCCGGCGCATGCCATCAGCTTCCAGACGCGGCTGGAGAAGGTGGAGTGGACGGTCGAGGGCGATCAGTTCGAGTGCCGCCTGAGTCAGCCGATCAGCAATTTCGGCAGCGGCGAGTTCGTACGCCGCGCGGGTGAACAGGTCACCTTCCGTCTCAAGGCCCGTGAGCGCTGGATGGGCGCGGGTTCGGCGACCTTGCTGGCGGCGGCGGCGCCCTGGCAGCCGGGGCGCGGCGATATCAATCTCGGTGTGGTCAGCGTCGGTAATGGCGAGGTGCCGTTCAACAGCTCGCAGGAGCAGGGTTCGCGGCTGCTCACCGGTCTGCTCGAAGGGCGCAGCCCGCTGGTGCGTCATCGCACCCTCAATGGTGGCGACAACCTGGAAGTACGTTTGCTGCCGGTGAAGTTTCACAAGGCCTATGACGATTACCAGGCCTGTATCGCCAAGTTGCTACCGGTCAATTTCGATCAGATTCGCCAGGCGCAGATCGGTTTTCCCGGTGGCGGCATCGATCTCGATCCGATGGCCAAGGCCAAGCTCGACATCATCCTCGACTTCGTCAAGGCCGACCCGAGCATCAACAGCTTCCAGATCGATGGTCACGCCGACAACAGCGGCAATCGTCTGACCAATCGCGACCTGTCACGCCGTCGTGCGCTGGCCGTGCAGGAGTATCTGGTGGCCGGTGGCGTACCGGTCGAGCAGATCACCATGCGCTTTCATGGCGAGCGTTACCCGCTGGTGCCAAACAACAACGAAGCCAATCGCGCCAAGAACCGTCGCGCGACCCTGCGCCTGGATCGCGTACCCGCGCCGGAAGTCCCGGTACAGAGCGAACCGCAGACTGCTCCACCGAGCACCCCGGTCGATCCGGTCGGAAGCACCCCCTCCTGAGCAAAAAACGCTGATTCTCGCCGTCGCTTCGTCGTCACAAGCTGTCGCGCCCCTGTAAATTGGCCCGCAGGGCCAGTAGAATCACTGGTTTTACCGTACAACCCGTGGAGTGATGGCATGGCGGACGTCAAAAAGGTAGTTCTGGCCTATTCCGGTGGCCTGGACACCTCGGTGATCCTCAAGTGGCTGCAAGATACCTATAACTGTGAAGTGGTGACCTTCACCGCCGACCTCGGTCAGGGCGAAGAGGTCGAGCCGGCCCGCGCCAAGGCTCAGGCGATGGGCGTCAAGGAAATCTACATCGACGACCTGCGCGAAGAGTTCGTCCGCGATTTCGTCTATCCGATGTTCCGCGCCAACACCGTCTACGAAGGCGAGTATCTGCTGGGTACTTCCATCGCCCGCCCGCTGATCGCCAAGCGCCTGATCGAAATCGCCAACGAGACCGGTGCCGACGCCATCTCCCACGGTGCTACCGGCAAGGGCAACGACCAGGTGCGTTTCGAGCTGGGCGCCTATGCGCTGAAGCCGGGTGTGAAAGTCATCGCCCCGTGGCGCGAGTGGGACCTGCTGTCGCGCGAGAAGCTGATGGACTACGCCGAGAAGCACGCCATCCCGATCGAGCGCCACGGTAAGAAGAAGTCGCCGTACTCCATGGATGCCAACCTGCTGCACATCTCCTATGAAGGTGGCGTGCTGGAAGACACCTGGACCGAGCACGAAGAAGACATGTGGAAATGGACTGTCTCCCCTGAGGCAGCGCCGGACGCACCGACTTATATCGAGCTGACCTACCGCGCCGGCGACATCGTCGCCATCGACGGCAAGGAACTGAGCCCGGCCACCGTGCTGGCTGAGCTGAACCGCATCGGCGGCGAGAACGGCATCGGCCGTCTGGACATCGTCGAGAACCGTTTCGTCGGCATGAAGTCCCGTGGCTGCTACGAGACCCCCGGCGGCACCATCATGCTCAAGGCTCACCGCGCCATCGAGTCGATCACCCTCGACCGCGAAGTGGCGCACCTGAAAGACGAGCTGATGCCCAAGTACGCCAGCCTGATCTACAACGGTTTCTGGTGGAGCCCGGAGCGTCTGATGCTGCAGCAGATGATCGACGCCTCCCAGGCCAACGTGAACGGTGTGGTACGCCTGAAGCTGTACAAGGGCAACGTTATCGTCACCGGCCGCAAGTCCGACGATTCGCTGTTCGACGCCAATATCGCGACCTTCGAGGAAGATGGCGGCGCCTACAACCAGCAGGACGCGGCGGGCTTCATCAAGCTCAACGCCCTGCGTATGCGCATCGCTGCCGGCAAGGGCCGCAAGCTGGTCTAAGCTGAACTCCTTGCCTCACAAGGACCCCGGCCAAGTGCCGGGGTTCTGCTTTCCAGAAGAGGAAAACCTGATGAGACTGCTGCATACCATGCTGCGTGTCGGCGACCTGGAACAATCCATCGCCTTCTACACCGAAGTGCTGGGCATGACCCTGTTGCGGCGCAAGGACTACCCGGACGGACAGTTCACCCTGGCGTTCGTCGGTTATGGCGACGAGGCGCACAACAGTGTGATCGAGCTGACCCACAACTGGGGGGTGGACAGCTACGAAATGGGCACCGGCTACGGCCATATCGCTCTGGAAGTCGAGGACGTCTACAAGGCCTGCGAGGACATTCGCAGTCGCGGCGGCAAGATCACCCGCGAGCCGGGTCCGATGAAGCATGGCAGCAGCATCCTGGCCTTCGTCGAGGATCCGGACGGTTACAAGGTCGAGTTGCTGTCGCCCAAGCGAAGCGATTGACAGTTGGAAATCTCTGTAAGTAAATGCTTACATAAATAGTGGTTATTCGCTGATCGGCGAGGTGCTCCATGATGGCTGATCCCCAGGCCTTGCGCCTTATTCGCGTGGTTCAGGAGCTGTCGATGGCGAAGGACGTGGACCGTGTGGCGGAGATTGTCCGCAGCGCGGCCCGCGAGCTGACCGGGGCCGACGGCGCCACCTTCGTTCTGCGCGATGGGCAGCAATGCTTCTATCGCGACGAGGACGCCATCTCGCCCCTGTGGAAGGGCCAGCGTTTCCCCCTGAGCACGTGCATCAGTGGGTGGGCCATGCTCAATCGTCGCGCCACGGTGATTCCCGATATCTACGCCGACTCGCGCATTCCCCATGAGGTGTATCGGCCTACCTTCGTCAAAAGTCTGGTCATGGTGCCTATCCGCACCCTGGAGCCGATCGGCGCCATCGGCACCTATTGGGCGGAGTCTTATCAGGCCTGCGACGAGCAGATTCAACTGCTGCAGGCCTTGGCCGACTCCACCTCGGTGGCCTTGGAGAATGTCCAGGTCTATGCCGAGTTGGAGCAGCGCGTAGAAGAGCGCACGGCGCAACTGGCCGAGGCCAATCGGCGCTTGCAGGACGAGGTGCGTGAACGCCGGCTGGCCGAGCAGGCGGTGCGCCAGCTATCGCTGACCGATGAGCTGACCGGGTTGTACAACCGTCGTGGTTTTCACCTCCTGGCCGAACGCGAGCTGCGTGCGGCGCAACGGCGCAAGGGCCGTTGCCT
This region includes:
- a CDS encoding DUF5064 family protein; its protein translation is MFEPGHLHRSNPPGLGGQPGYSIDFYYEVRKDSQEGPMLHGRLVGEIDGRAFEEVFEMHRDTAFNFASVISRLVAKHGLPPNHSPIMRAHAEYDALFEDIRAKLHAKPGEAVDLDHLERDGPR
- a CDS encoding bacterioferritin-associated ferredoxin translates to MYVCLCEGVTDTQIRDAVYEGCCSYREVRGTLGIASQCGKCACLAKQVVRETIAEVQSSQASLAYPAGFVAA
- the rnt gene encoding ribonuclease T; translation: MSEDNYDDELEPSLPSGPRTPMAARFRGYLPVVVDVETGGFNCATDALLEIAATTIAMDESGFLYPDHTHFFRIEPFEGANIEQAALEFTGIKLDHPLRMAVSEEHALSEIFKGLRKSIKSAGCKRAILVGHNSSFDLGFLNAAVARCGIKRNPFHPFSSFDTATLAGLAYGQTVLAKACQTAGIEFDGKEAHSARYDTEKTAELFCGIVNRWKEMGGWDEFDQ
- the pyrC gene encoding dihydroorotase; the protein is MSDRLTLLRPDDWHIHLRDGAVLPHTVGDAARTFGRAIIMPNLVPPVRNAAEADAYRQRILAARPAGSRFEPLMVLYLTDNTSPEDVRAAKASGFVHAAKLYPAGATTNSDSGVTSIDKIFPALEAMAEVGMLLLVHGEVTRAEIDVFDREKAFIDEHLTRVVERFPTLKVVFEHITTRDAVQFVEAASANVGATITAHHLLYNRNHMLVGGIRPHFYCLPILKRNVHQEALLDAATSGNAKFFLGTDSAPHVKHAKEAACGCAGCYTAYAAIELYAEAFEQRGALDKLEAFASFHGPDFYGMPRNSDSITLVREEWTVPATLPLGDNSVVPLRAGETLRWKLLEAQA
- a CDS encoding OmpA family protein encodes the protein MPLCLPAHAISFQTRLEKVEWTVEGDQFECRLSQPISNFGSGEFVRRAGEQVTFRLKARERWMGAGSATLLAAAAPWQPGRGDINLGVVSVGNGEVPFNSSQEQGSRLLTGLLEGRSPLVRHRTLNGGDNLEVRLLPVKFHKAYDDYQACIAKLLPVNFDQIRQAQIGFPGGGIDLDPMAKAKLDIILDFVKADPSINSFQIDGHADNSGNRLTNRDLSRRRALAVQEYLVAGGVPVEQITMRFHGERYPLVPNNNEANRAKNRRATLRLDRVPAPEVPVQSEPQTAPPSTPVDPVGSTPS
- a CDS encoding argininosuccinate synthase; translation: MADVKKVVLAYSGGLDTSVILKWLQDTYNCEVVTFTADLGQGEEVEPARAKAQAMGVKEIYIDDLREEFVRDFVYPMFRANTVYEGEYLLGTSIARPLIAKRLIEIANETGADAISHGATGKGNDQVRFELGAYALKPGVKVIAPWREWDLLSREKLMDYAEKHAIPIERHGKKKSPYSMDANLLHISYEGGVLEDTWTEHEEDMWKWTVSPEAAPDAPTYIELTYRAGDIVAIDGKELSPATVLAELNRIGGENGIGRLDIVENRFVGMKSRGCYETPGGTIMLKAHRAIESITLDREVAHLKDELMPKYASLIYNGFWWSPERLMLQQMIDASQANVNGVVRLKLYKGNVIVTGRKSDDSLFDANIATFEEDGGAYNQQDAAGFIKLNALRMRIAAGKGRKLV
- the gloA gene encoding lactoylglutathione lyase is translated as MRLLHTMLRVGDLEQSIAFYTEVLGMTLLRRKDYPDGQFTLAFVGYGDEAHNSVIELTHNWGVDSYEMGTGYGHIALEVEDVYKACEDIRSRGGKITREPGPMKHGSSILAFVEDPDGYKVELLSPKRSD
- a CDS encoding sensor domain-containing diguanylate cyclase; this encodes MMADPQALRLIRVVQELSMAKDVDRVAEIVRSAARELTGADGATFVLRDGQQCFYRDEDAISPLWKGQRFPLSTCISGWAMLNRRATVIPDIYADSRIPHEVYRPTFVKSLVMVPIRTLEPIGAIGTYWAESYQACDEQIQLLQALADSTSVALENVQVYAELEQRVEERTAQLAEANRRLQDEVRERRLAEQAVRQLSLTDELTGLYNRRGFHLLAERELRAAQRRKGRCLLLYADLDDLKPVNDRFGHGAGDRLLRAAAEVLKTQFRATDVIARLGGDEFVVLASDYSDSEEVLQRLEQALHGAEGGAGQRLLMSMGVSESSLNPDEGLDSLLVQADAAMYANKCARRALRAVG